In a single window of the Diospyros lotus cultivar Yz01 chromosome 10, ASM1463336v1, whole genome shotgun sequence genome:
- the LOC127812055 gene encoding DNA topoisomerase 1 alpha-like isoform X4 — translation MKFKMMDEIDDDDAPIVFKRSSSASKQNPLTSSTKKSSSQRHDGQLGKRIDEAPSPNGQNSVCQKGKLVPSTMASSAPNAHPEVSNSSAKASAVKSPLASPKTSTSSPTASHMRTMENSKMPASAPDQSKHSSQQNTASAIKEELLFNTGLPHCDSEDSEDNKPLSSKLSTGLSKGNSNNANKGPKNSNLGSSSNQKPRIKHEDLDEEIPLSSKFQLKSNGGPANKKSCDFDEIKPVALKLQQNGSPGKDNLLKKSSTLLNKRTADEFKSSSQSLIKRTKLVNGTSPSVSKQVSKKAESGVDEEDDDHVPISQRMKKSPTLGNKLSSGKQKVAKVVSSSFKKTSKKSTKVVKNSKYSKSSKVPPSSGEGQKWTTLVHNGVIFPPAYKPHGVKMLYKGKPVDLTPEQEEVGTMFAVMLDTDYMNKPKFKENFMNDWRKILGKNHAIQRLEGCDFTPIYEWHQKEKEKKKQMSSEEKKALKEEKLKQEEKYMWAIVDGVKEKVGNFRVEPPGLFRGRGEHPKMGKLKKRIQAGDITINIGKDAPVPECPIPGESWKEIRHDNTVTWLAFWNDPINPKEFKYVFLAASSSLKGQSDKEKYEKSRLLKDYIQGIRVTYTKNFASKDITKQQVAVATYLIDKLALRAGNEKDDDEADTVGCCTLKVENVEPIPPNFLKFDFLGKDSIRYLNQVEVELPVFKAIQQFRTGKSGGDDLFDKLDTSKLNAHLKELMPGLTAKVFLLLHLSGMI, via the exons atgaaatttaaaatgatGGATgagattgatgatgatgatgcaccTATAGTTTTTAAGCGAAGTAGCTCAGCATCAAAGCAAAATCCACTGACATCATCAACGAAGAAGTCATCATCTCAAAGGCATGATGGACAGTTGGGGAAGCGGATTGATGAAGCACCTTCTCCTAACGGTCAGAACTCCGTTTGCCAGAAGGGTAAACTGGTTCCATCTACCATGGCATCATCGGCTCCCAATGCACATCCTGAAGTGTCCAATTCATCTGCCAAGGCATCAGCAGTTAAATCTCCTTTAGCAAGCCCAAAAACTTCAACTTCATCTCCCACAGCATCACATATGAGAACaatggaaaattcaaaaatgcCAGCTTCAGCACCTGATCAGTCAAAACATTCTTCTCAACAGAATACCGCCTCAGCTATTAAGGAGGAGTTGCTGTTCAATACTGGTTTACCTCATTGTGACTCTGAGGATTCAGAAGATAATAAGCCACTGAGCTCTAAACTCTCTACTGGATTATCAAAGGGAAATTCCAACAATGCCAACAAGGGACCAAAAAATTCTAATCTGGGTTCATCTTCAAATCAGAAACCAAGAATCAAACATGAGGACTTAGATGAGGAAATTCCTTTGTCATCAAAGTTCCAGTTGAAGTCAAATGGAGGCCCAGCTAATAAAAAGTCCTGTGATTTTGATGAAATTAAGCCTGTAGCACTGAAACTTCAACAAAATGGTTCTCCTGGGAAAGACAACCTACTTAAAAAATCTTCTACTTTGTTGAATAAGAGAACAGCAGATGAATTCAAATCTTCAAGTCAGTCCTTGATTAAAAGGACAAAACTGGTTAATGGAACCTCACCAAGTGTTAGCAAGCAAGTATCTAAGAAAGCAGAATCAGGGgtagatgaagaagatgatgatcatGTTCCTATCTCCCAAAGAATGAAGAAGTCACCTACATTGGGGAATAAATTGTCTTCCGGAAAACAAAAAGTAGCAAAAGTTGTTTCATCTTCTTTCAAAAAGACAAGTAAGAAGTCCACAAAAGTAGTGAAGAATTCAAAGTACTCCAAGTCGTCAAAGGTGCCCCCTAGCTCTGGTGAAGGACAAAAATGGACTACCTTGGTCCACAATGGTGTCATTTTCCCTCCTGCATACAAGCCTCATGGGGTCAAGATGCTCTATAAGGGGAAGCCAGTTGATTTGACTCCTGAACAAGAGGAG GTTGGAACAATGTTTGCAGTGATGTTAGATACTGATTATATGAACAAACCAAAATTCAAAGAGAACTTCATGAATGACTGGAGAAAAATACTCGGGAAAAACCATGCAATTCAGAGGTTGGAAGGTTGTGATTTTACCCCAATATATGAATGGCAtcagaaggagaaggagaagaagaagcaaatgaGCTCAGAA GAGAAGAAGGCCTTGAAAGAAGAGAAACTGAAGCAGGAGGAGAAGTACATGTGGGCTATCGTTGATGGTGTCAAGGAGAAG GTTGGAAACTTTAGAGTTGAACCACCTGGTTTGTTTCGAGGCCGTGGAGAGCACCCAAAG ATGGGAAAGTTGAAAAAACGTATTCAGGCGGGTGATATTACCATAAATATTGGAAAGGATGCTCCAGTTCCAGAATGCCCTATTCCTGGTGAAAG TTGGAAAGAAATCAGGCATGATAATACAGTTACATGGCTAGCTTTTTGGAATGATCCAATCAATCCAAAGGAATTCAAATACGTGTTTTTGGCAGCTAGCAGTTCCTTGAAAGGGCAAAGTGACAAGgagaaatatgagaaatcaagGCTGTTAAAG gACTATATACAAGGCATTAGAGTAACCTATACGAAAAATTTTGCAAGTAAGGATATCACAAAGCAGCAAGTAGCAGTTGCTACTTACCTTATTGATAAACTAGCTCTCAGGGCAGGCAATGAGAAG GATGATGATGAAGCTGATACTGTTGGTTGCTGCACATTGAAAGTAGAAAATGTAGAGCCAATACCTCCAAACTTTCTGAAG TTTGACTTCCTTGGTAAAGATTCAATTAGATACCTAAATCAGGTTGAAGTTGAACTTCCCGTGTTCAAGGCAATTCAGCAGTTCAGAACTG gAAAAAGTGGTGGTGATGATCTCTTTGATAAACTGGATACCAGTAAACTCAATGCTCATTTGAAGGAACTTATGCCCGGTCTTACAGCAAAAGTCTTCC TTCTTTTACATCTTTCCGGAATGATCTGA
- the LOC127812055 gene encoding DNA topoisomerase 1 alpha-like isoform X3, with amino-acid sequence MKFKMMDEIDDDDAPIVFKRSSSASKQNPLTSSTKKSSSQRHDGQLGKRIDEAPSPNGQNSVCQKGKLVPSTMASSAPNAHPEVSNSSAKASAVKSPLASPKTSTSSPTASHMRTMENSKMPASAPDQSKHSSQQNTASAIKEELLFNTGLPHCDSEDSEDNKPLSSKLSTGLSKGNSNNANKGPKNSNLGSSSNQKPRIKHEDLDEEIPLSSKFQLKSNGGPANKKSCDFDEIKPVALKLQQNGSPGKDNLLKKSSTLLNKRTADEFKSSSQSLIKRTKLVNGTSPSVSKQVSKKAESGVDEEDDDHVPISQRMKKSPTLGNKLSSGKQKVAKVVSSSFKKTSKKSTKVVKNSKYSKSSKVPPSSGEGQKWTTLVHNGVIFPPAYKPHGVKMLYKGKPVDLTPEQEEVGTMFAVMLDTDYMNKPKFKENFMNDWRKILGKNHAIQRLEGCDFTPIYEWHQKEKEKKKQMSSEEKKALKEEKLKQEEKYMWAIVDGVKEKVGNFRVEPPGLFRGRGEHPKMGKLKKRIQAGDITINIGKDAPVPECPIPGESWKEIRHDNTVTWLAFWNDPINPKEFKYVFLAASSSLKGQSDKEKYEKSRLLKDYIQGIRVTYTKNFASKDITKQQVAVATYLIDKLALRAGNEKDDDEADTVGCCTLKVENVEPIPPNFLKFDFLGKDSIRYLNQVEVELPVFKAIQQFRTGKSGGDDLFDKLDTSKLNAHLKELMPGLTAKVFRTYNASITLDEMFFYIFPE; translated from the exons atgaaatttaaaatgatGGATgagattgatgatgatgatgcaccTATAGTTTTTAAGCGAAGTAGCTCAGCATCAAAGCAAAATCCACTGACATCATCAACGAAGAAGTCATCATCTCAAAGGCATGATGGACAGTTGGGGAAGCGGATTGATGAAGCACCTTCTCCTAACGGTCAGAACTCCGTTTGCCAGAAGGGTAAACTGGTTCCATCTACCATGGCATCATCGGCTCCCAATGCACATCCTGAAGTGTCCAATTCATCTGCCAAGGCATCAGCAGTTAAATCTCCTTTAGCAAGCCCAAAAACTTCAACTTCATCTCCCACAGCATCACATATGAGAACaatggaaaattcaaaaatgcCAGCTTCAGCACCTGATCAGTCAAAACATTCTTCTCAACAGAATACCGCCTCAGCTATTAAGGAGGAGTTGCTGTTCAATACTGGTTTACCTCATTGTGACTCTGAGGATTCAGAAGATAATAAGCCACTGAGCTCTAAACTCTCTACTGGATTATCAAAGGGAAATTCCAACAATGCCAACAAGGGACCAAAAAATTCTAATCTGGGTTCATCTTCAAATCAGAAACCAAGAATCAAACATGAGGACTTAGATGAGGAAATTCCTTTGTCATCAAAGTTCCAGTTGAAGTCAAATGGAGGCCCAGCTAATAAAAAGTCCTGTGATTTTGATGAAATTAAGCCTGTAGCACTGAAACTTCAACAAAATGGTTCTCCTGGGAAAGACAACCTACTTAAAAAATCTTCTACTTTGTTGAATAAGAGAACAGCAGATGAATTCAAATCTTCAAGTCAGTCCTTGATTAAAAGGACAAAACTGGTTAATGGAACCTCACCAAGTGTTAGCAAGCAAGTATCTAAGAAAGCAGAATCAGGGgtagatgaagaagatgatgatcatGTTCCTATCTCCCAAAGAATGAAGAAGTCACCTACATTGGGGAATAAATTGTCTTCCGGAAAACAAAAAGTAGCAAAAGTTGTTTCATCTTCTTTCAAAAAGACAAGTAAGAAGTCCACAAAAGTAGTGAAGAATTCAAAGTACTCCAAGTCGTCAAAGGTGCCCCCTAGCTCTGGTGAAGGACAAAAATGGACTACCTTGGTCCACAATGGTGTCATTTTCCCTCCTGCATACAAGCCTCATGGGGTCAAGATGCTCTATAAGGGGAAGCCAGTTGATTTGACTCCTGAACAAGAGGAG GTTGGAACAATGTTTGCAGTGATGTTAGATACTGATTATATGAACAAACCAAAATTCAAAGAGAACTTCATGAATGACTGGAGAAAAATACTCGGGAAAAACCATGCAATTCAGAGGTTGGAAGGTTGTGATTTTACCCCAATATATGAATGGCAtcagaaggagaaggagaagaagaagcaaatgaGCTCAGAA GAGAAGAAGGCCTTGAAAGAAGAGAAACTGAAGCAGGAGGAGAAGTACATGTGGGCTATCGTTGATGGTGTCAAGGAGAAG GTTGGAAACTTTAGAGTTGAACCACCTGGTTTGTTTCGAGGCCGTGGAGAGCACCCAAAG ATGGGAAAGTTGAAAAAACGTATTCAGGCGGGTGATATTACCATAAATATTGGAAAGGATGCTCCAGTTCCAGAATGCCCTATTCCTGGTGAAAG TTGGAAAGAAATCAGGCATGATAATACAGTTACATGGCTAGCTTTTTGGAATGATCCAATCAATCCAAAGGAATTCAAATACGTGTTTTTGGCAGCTAGCAGTTCCTTGAAAGGGCAAAGTGACAAGgagaaatatgagaaatcaagGCTGTTAAAG gACTATATACAAGGCATTAGAGTAACCTATACGAAAAATTTTGCAAGTAAGGATATCACAAAGCAGCAAGTAGCAGTTGCTACTTACCTTATTGATAAACTAGCTCTCAGGGCAGGCAATGAGAAG GATGATGATGAAGCTGATACTGTTGGTTGCTGCACATTGAAAGTAGAAAATGTAGAGCCAATACCTCCAAACTTTCTGAAG TTTGACTTCCTTGGTAAAGATTCAATTAGATACCTAAATCAGGTTGAAGTTGAACTTCCCGTGTTCAAGGCAATTCAGCAGTTCAGAACTG gAAAAAGTGGTGGTGATGATCTCTTTGATAAACTGGATACCAGTAAACTCAATGCTCATTTGAAGGAACTTATGCCCGGTCTTACAGCAAAAGTCTTCCGTACGTACAATGCATCTATCACCTTGGATGAGATG TTCTTTTACATCTTTCCGGAATGA